CAAGACCCAGTGTTTGCCAAGCGTACTCAAGTCAGTTTGGAGCCTCGGGGAAAGTCACCGTAGCGCCCCGCCGGGCTGGGGTCAATCGCTGGTTTCGTGTCCAGGTGACGCTGGAGCGGTTCGACCGGGGACGGTCGGGGAAAACCCGCCTGTCAATTGACGGTACCGATGCTCAGACTTTCGTTCTGAGCGCCAACAGCACCGTTATGTCGATTAGTTCGGTGCAACGTGCCGCGCCAGACGCCGTTGCCACCGCACTCCCGTGCGCTCCGACTTCTCCTCTGGTATTGACGGATGAATGAAGGCATTCTGAACATTCAGCAAAACTCACCGCTAAGGTCAAGCTCACCCTGTACAAACGCGCCGTAGACGCCCTCGAACCCCAGGACAAGCCCTGGATCGCCTGGGACGACAGGCTGCCGGGGTTCGGGGTAAGGGTGTATCCGCCGGGGTCCAAGGTGTACGTGGTGCAGACCCGTCACCGGGGGAAGTCGAGGCGGGTGACGCTGGGGCGGCACGGGGTGCTGACGGCGGACGGGGCGCGGCGCGGGGCGGCGCTGGCGATCTCGCGGATCAAGAGCGGTCAGGAGCCGGAGGAGAAGGCGCCGGGGACGGTGGCGGAACTCGCCGCGCGCTATCTCAGGGAGCACGTGGAGGTGCGGTGCAAGGCGAGCACGCAGCGGGGAGGAGCGACCCGACGTCCTCTCCGAAACGTGAACTTCTACACGCGGGCAGGGCGAGGGAACGGCGCCGGCATTTCTGCGGCCGGCCTTGTGGATGATATGGGCTTCGTCGCGTCGACGATTGGCTGGCG
The nucleotide sequence above comes from Deltaproteobacteria bacterium. Encoded proteins:
- a CDS encoding Arm DNA-binding domain-containing protein codes for the protein MYKRAVDALEPQDKPWIAWDDRLPGFGVRVYPPGSKVYVVQTRHRGKSRRVTLGRHGVLTADGARRGAALAISRIKSGQEPEEKAPGTVAELAARYLREHVEVRCKASTQRGGATRRPLRNVNFYTRAGRGNGAGISAAGLVDDMGFVASTIGWRDVRWPLRLGSVVGVPSR